The sequence below is a genomic window from Corythoichthys intestinalis isolate RoL2023-P3 chromosome 17, ASM3026506v1, whole genome shotgun sequence.
CACGTCTTTGTTTGACACCGCGTTGCTCATGGTGGTCAAGGACCGGTGCGCCAACGCCACCTACCCCCTCACCGACGCTCATGTTTCCAGGGAGGACGACCAGCAGAGAGCCATGTCTGACTTTTACATGGTCAACAACCTCATAATCCAGTTGACACCAATTGTGCCCGCCGTCCTCCTGGCCAAGGCGGGTGACAAGGGCTGGAGAAGAGCCCCCGTCGCGGTGCCCCTGTGCGGGTACCTGCTGTCTAGCGTCGCCCTCCTCCTGGTGGTTGTTTTAAAGCTGCCCATTCAAGTGATGTTCGCGGCAGCAGTTTTCTTCGGTATTTCCGGTGGGTTCTGCGCTTACTGGCCCGGCGTCATGACGTTGGTGTCGCTCGGTTCCACAACGGAAACTCGCTCCCAGGTAAGAGAGCCTATTTCAGGGGGTCCTCCCTTGACGTCACAATAATTTGTACCTAcattagggctgaacgatattggaaaaaaactgacattgcgacttttgggggtttgcgatatatactCATACCTGTAAAGTTGTacagtttcggcgtaatttgtacaagtgagcactgatttttaaatgtgtacgccgtactttcaaaatctgtacatttttcgtgcattacgttttttttctccgttcggattttgtcaccgtttcggcaacgagacaatgtgcgttacttcgttggttgaatgacgggagaaaagtcagagacactgagagtgAAGTGTttcttgtgacgctgttgcaaacttgATGCTAGGCTAGCTGGCTCCAATTTttcctgactgcagccgacagcctacaacctacgcctagatatctcatgcatatagaactacatgcgaaatgacagactcggtggcgttagtaaacagccgacaTTTTAGAACAGTACGCttttcagaaaggctctgttgtagtgaaccttcctaagcgaacctaagtaactttttatctaaatcggcaaaatcttgacttgaatctatctttaaatgatgaaacagttttaaaactttcacgtcgaaatgaaattataaataaatgacttccaaaaatagcaaaggttaccatgttttttctcttaaattcaggtaactaaGTTGATAACtcgattactttttgggagaagtaatttgtaactaattaattactttttaaaagtaagattaacaacactggtcataaagataaagtctacagaatgaaaagtgacgaaagcagagattttattctgtcaatttgttgccgaacacaatttgcctgcaactattgctgatcacttctcagaattagcaaaagaaatgttctctGACTCAAAGATAGCATCggtgagttaattttatcacttgaccatatttatttataattggacacactgacgaactaccttcaagtcaaactgaattgcgggctgaagtgccatgaagtgcagccatcaagacatgatagaaattgccaaaagtgctacatactagtataacaaaagtcaattttaattttagtaatcatgatgtaactgtagatattgattgttctttgattgctccgggttatatgttacaatattaccaataaattcatattattttaaaaattgagttttatttttgtttcatattgcacgctatatacaacgttgtaagattagtcaccaatttgtaagggcattcgtcactatttgtaagattgccaacggccttgggttgacaggtatgtatactgggatattaaaactagatgtTAATCAGATTGCTTGAATACCTCTGTTTGGGAAACTGGTtcactcaccatgaccacattgtattcatatagtggtccctcgacatacgatcgtttTGACAcaaaatcttttcgacatccgatgtaaaatttgactcgccatttgtttctacatacagcaacatgctcgaaatacgacgatttatgacagtgccacagtttctttgttttgccacaAGACGGACTcaaggtggattttcttgtgggagaaatcaacacgggttccaagaaggttagtgcaggtggtgaaaaaaaggtgacgcttgccATTGAAATTaatatggaaatgatagaaaaacatGAGCGTGCTGTGCAGATCCACGACCTGGCTCGACCAAACGGTGTTAATTTCAAATGTCCACCTCCGAACTCAGTTTGCCAGTCTTTGTAAGTAGGCTAAGGGAGGCGCAGAGTGATGCCGGGACTGGCGCATCTGACCTCAGggaacattttattttattttatttttttttgctgtactagaatagagtgtacttgcacatccactcagtgggtggcagtggcgctctcattatcagcgtgtgcgcagtatttttgtacCAAGCAAGAGACACGCAGCAATGcaatatgaagagctgtgcgccgttttccggccgggctcatgcagcgacccactgtcttcttcggttctcatgtgtctgcccgagaagtgccattttcggcttgggatcatcACGATGACCACCCTCACCTCCGGTTTTCCccgggccgccgagaatgcgctgttttcgggccgtttggctttgacttttaatacagtgggagatgaggaaagaccagtttACTGTGTCTGTGTCGCGGACAGCGGGAGGCCAAATCatttaagacgtcacttaaagacattagaccccaatctcattgataacccgcttgattgtttttcagcgaaaacgtgtcgaatattgccaacaatcgtctcgctttgtcagtgttacatcagttaaccagcaagcactgttagcatgctcaatgcaaaataaccccacaccattgcaaaggagctgatactgcaagcagcaaaaataagaagctgtccctctgtccaatgccactgttgtttttcttctattcagttttgtttttttcagtcaaattgtttggcatattgtcctcatcagttaatgttgctaatcaatatgaatttattatttgttgattttattaAGCGGTATCCAGAgccaataagacaacaaaacaaataccagAACaccgtaggggatttcaaaacaagggtggCGGTCGAACAAGCTGGCAAATGCACAAAATTCGAGATTACTAagtgtcgaatggcgcccagcaagtcaatatctcggcacccttctcttggattgcCTGTGCTTAAATAcaatcttgatgagcttgaattggctgcaggtacgacgtcgggAATGCTCCTACTCTGCAACAAAACACGATCTGACCAACAGGAtgggacagccgatgccgataaaaaatgatgataaaatcgcgccagcagccctctcCGCACACAGAGCGCCGAGTGGGCAACACGAGACAAGtcagtgaaagtgtccaacccgcgtcattcccATGATATCTCTCCATGCGTGAAAgtaatgacgcgagtaaatcctgcgtcaccttacacgggagtTTATcgggatatgtttgtgaaaggggctttattcTCTTAATGAACAGGACATGACAACACACAATTCcggaacaaaaagaaagcacctaagataaatacatttattaaggAAAGAATAATTAAAAGCTGGCCAGGGAGGACAGGAGCCCCAGGCGCCCACAATAAGATCTCCTCCAAACTCTCAACGCATACACTATACAGTTTTTGTTATTTCCGATACGAATAGGCAGGCCTCCATGTTCACCCATTAAGTGGCTCAAAGGAAAGTGGAATTTTACAGCAGCTGTATAATCTGTTTATAACCTTGCTTCAGAGAAGCTGATAGCGGCACAAATCTTATCCagtcagaaagaaaaaaacaatatagaAATGAATGTACCAtctacaatgaaaaaacattcATTTATGCATTCATTGATCTTTTGAACAGCTTATCCTTACGAGGGtggcaggggtgctggagcctatcccagctgactttgggcagaaagcagggtacaccctgagatggttgccagccagtcacagGGCACATGGAGACAGAAAACCatccacgcacacactcacacctacggacaatttggagtgttcaattagcctaccatgcatgtttttgggatgtgcgaGGAAGCCAGAGTTTATTAACTGACAATGTGTGGTACAGGTAATGATGAGGGTGGAGCTGATGTATGGAGTGGCGGGTCTGCTAGGCAGTCTCCTGTCGGGGCATGTTTTCCTGCTATACAGCTCTAGTGTTGGATACGGCACAGTCCTGCTCTGCATTTGCGCTCTTCTTCATCTCCTGAGCCTCATTCACGCCACCGTGCTGCTGCAGGTCTGAGTCTTTCTGAGACATTTACGTATTCCACACAAATACTAGACTATCACTTCGCCAACTTCTCATAACATGACTGAGTACTTTTTGTCACCtaatatttaactttttttgacTTTGTAAAGGTAAGGCAAGTATTAGGTGAGCCCGATGACAGCAGCAGTCGCCTCCTCCCCCAGTCATCCAACAGCATCTCTGTGGATATCTCAACAAGGAGAAACATGGTTATCGTGATTTTGCTGTTCTCCGCTGCTATCTTATACGGTTCCTCAGTGGGAGGCGCTGTCGAGATCCTGGGCATCTTTGTGTTGAAAGAGCCACTGCACTGGACTGCCATGcaggtgactttttttttgttttgttttttttacatttgacaTAAGAACGAAATCTCATTTAAATCAGGAGAGAAATGAGCAAGTTAGGGTTAGGGACCGTAGTGACAAAACActcccaacttttcaggatgctcaaattgtccccaccaacttttaagcaaccttatttgcgttatataatgatTTCAGTTAGATAGGTCATTAAGAttgccttcccatatgttttaatggttgtaattgaccccaccattattaagcaaattattttcattatgttccgacttacatgtacctcttttcacttgctgaatgtgccggtccattttttcctcaacgcatatttgattggctgatgatctgaacacacacacacacacattagatatTAGAAATATTAGGGATATTAAAaggtttttttcagccagcagcagccactgtaaaaagtgtaaaaagatgtcaatgttgtggaaatggggaacacacttttaattttgGTACTGGAAGTCCGAAGTTTGGctatgcttgtggacaaaagcagtagtgtgttACCTGAAGAACGGCTccatttttatctattttttctattccctgacaaagaagtttttttcagttatatttaatttctctaTGTAGACAATGTTGAATGGtcgtaagacaaatgtttattttttccattcttgGATGGTTAAGAGATGATGaacaagcttgtatttattgagtatattaatataatttaagttatgttcaaataatgcaatttaaatttgctcataaaatctggacatttttttctggaagttttcaaaatgtttctttagtagtttttgaaaacaaaggtttgaattgaacggtgcaggctgaaccaatacactgaaagttagtataagtcaatagttttattttgtattaatatgaatgtcccgtccccagcaaaaagtgtacattcagGTTACGCCATATcacccctaccaatgttgagaccaaacctacgcccttggtgcaTTGCCTTTGATGGGAATGAAACCCTTCCAATAAAACCACCACCGAAAACACACGTCAGTTACCTGGGCTGCTACAGCGTTGGTGTATCAAGTGTTTTTATCTCGTAGGCGCTAGGAGTATAAATTACCAATTTATAGAGGATATATAGATTCTTTGGACAACGATACGATATTAGGAAAACTCCAAGATTCGATTCGATTGAAGGGCCTTTGATCGATTTAATACATCATGTACACATTTAAGTTACATTTTacataaagcaataaaataacaaattttgttgtttttgacaattttgttgccgaaacaacattttaatgaaaaccattattttcataaaatcGCACATCTAAAAGATGACTATATTAATCgatattttgcattttatcaATTTTTATCCGATTGTGTGTAACAAATTAATATGTAGATCCAGAATTACACCCTAAGTGGCTGCCCATATCAACAACTGCCACTCCATAGTTACGGAAACAACATTTCCCAATTTCACTCTTCCAAACCATACCAAAATTAACTGAACTGTATCCCTTGGCGAAAATTTCCTCTAGGTGGGTTACGGGAATATGGCAGGCTTTGTGATCTTCCTCAGCAGTTTCCTTGGCGCCATTGTTTTCCGTCGCTGTGTGAGCGAAGTAACACTCATCCTAATTGGCATGCTGTCATTCGCCTCTGGAATCTACCTCATGTCTTTTGTCACCACATCCTACATGTTCTACCTTGGTAAGCTGTTATAAGCTTTCTGGCTTGGTCACAGTTTTCTATATATGAAGAAGAGTATCTTTTGATTTTAGGAAAGCCaaattcaagattttttttttttttttttaagttaagacacaacacaagaaaagaacactgagcATGATGTTGATTTTCTTCACAGCTCGGTCGCTGAGTCTCTTTGCTCTCATTCCATTGCCTACAATCAGATCGCTGCTCTCACAACAAGTTCCAACATCATTATGGGGTGAGAAACTACattaagtacagtattttgctttttgaaactccaaacaaGCTTTCATGTATTTTAGCGTCCTCCTGTGTTCTCTTCAGGCATCACCCTGACCGCGCTCCAGCTGGCTCTGAGGTTTGCTGCTCTGGCATACATCCCCGCCTTCACTAAACTCTACCAGAGAACACTAGGCTGGTCCCCAGGCTTTGTCTTCATGCTCTCGAGCATACTGGCAGTTCTCGGAATGATACCCATCAGGTTCATTACGCGTTATCTGCTCATATAAAAcagatttttatttcaaaatcaCCACATGTAAGGTAGCCAGATTTTCAGTTTAGACACTCTGGGATAAAACTTTAACCTTTAGAGATTAAATAAAGATTAAACTCTAAAAGGTATAACGCATTAAAGGTTAATCCAGTCTAGATAAATGTACTCAAAAAATATGTTCCTCATTGCAGTGTCGTGGGATTCATCTGGTCTCGCTCCATACGCCCTGTGGAGACAGAGGTTACGCCTGAGAGAAACCGTGTGGACAAGGAGAACTAAAGCACACGTTTTAAAAAGCTAAAATCAACACAACAGAGAAGGAAACAAGCAGGTGTGCAAATGTAAGCCATCATAAAGCTATCTTTTAAATTTAAGAATGGATGTAAACCTGTCGACAACACACcaagacatgaaaaaaaaaatctgtgcccGAGCTGACGTGACTTATAACTTGTGCAATACTAAATATTGTATCATAAACATTTCATTGTTATTTAAAAGTACATTTCCATTGTAAACAGGATGAATAAATCCATAAAATCTGAGTGGATAAATATCaaatcaatttattttattggtTCAATATATACCAAAATAATTTGAGGTAAAGATAATTGCATCAAAACATCAATATACAGACTTTTATGTTATTACAAGATGTTCAAGTGTACAGTATGgaccaaaagtaaaatgtaaacatcagGGTGCAACAGACAGAGCAGAACTCAAGTTATTAACActtagcattgaaaaaaaaaacattcttcagtGATGCCATGAAATAAATGACTTATACATTTGGGTTTGGcaattattaataaatttgcacaattaaacagaaaaataccccaaaaaatttGTACAGAATATACCTTGGCATCCATCTTCGCCCTCATATATtatcaaaacaaagtaaaatcacataaaaaatgatcacttttgccaaagacctttttaagaaaaaaagtttcaagcGGGAGGAATCGTGTAGTGCAGCAATAAGTCAGCAGGCAAAATCTAACATGAAGCTATAAAAAAACTAGAATCAATGATGTTGAGGTTCAATTTCAGTACGTTAGCTTACAAATAGTATTGTCATTGACAATGTGTCCCTTAGTAGTTTCATTTTCACATTAAACGGACCCAAATGACAACTTCTCAGCGGGGATAAATGACACAAAAGAAGAGcatcttttaattaaaaaaaaaaaaaaaaaaaaaaaaaaaaagtacatcatTCGTTTGGAGCCGGAATCCAGCTGAACATTTCTTTGAATGCAGGCCAACTAGGGACCTGAAATTATTCCCTCATACTTCTTGTGCTTTTATTTTAATATGCCTCTGAACAGGACTGCACCAGGCAATTGACTACTTTATCAGCTGTATAGTCgtacttaaaaaaatatgatccccattagatatcacatgtatttgAAAAGGTAACAACCTTGCAAAACTTTACCATAAATCAACAAAACAAGGCAGCCATCTATTTGAAAGCAAATAAACGTAATGTTGGTTTGAATCATGTTGAGTAAATCATGTTGAGTAAAACTTACTACATCTGTATGACAACGATGTACCTTTACAAAGATAACGCACCCTTTtgaatgccactgtcaaattgtTATTTCTAAAATGAACTAAGGTTGTTTGTAACCAAGCTAATCAGAATTACGACAAAATGAAAGCAAATGACTTGCAAGACGAATCAGAGATAGATAATCCCTTTTTTACCTTGAGGTTTCATCCAATATTCCATATTTTGATGCAACAGgaattaatattttattaagaTGATGTACGCATTTACTGCAGggtgttttttccttttcattcacACTGCTACTGTTCATCTGCCTTGCGTGACATTGAGATAAGACAGGTGGATATTTTCCTTCAAAGCAAACAttttaaaggtgctatgaaatggtaacatttcatttaaaaaataaaataaatgaatgcaccaatgttatttacattttgcaCTCAAATCTGGctgtttttaaaatttaatagtTATCCCAGCCAAAACAATGCATcagggacccccccccccccccccgagcaATTCTGGTcgtgacatcacaaccagaattgctAAAGGAAGTGATAATGCCTAGCTTCTAGTGTAGCGCTAGCCTCTTCTTTCACTTTTTTGGATGGATTTGAGTCCAAAATGTGGTCCGCTATAACTTTGAAGTCACTCGCTATAATATTTCATAGCaccttaaaaaacaacaacaacaaaaacaaaggtgCCATCTGTGAATGATGCTGTACCATTTCTCTTTTGCGAGCCGATTTTCTGATAAGAAAAgtgttctaattgttgagattgATTTACTCCCAGCCTAACCGAAAGAGAGATTGATGGCTGAAGAATGTCAACCAGATGGGTATCAGATGGCAAATGGACATGGCTGAACTGTTTGCACAATGCTTTCCGTGACAAGTTTGGATTTTCAAAGTGATCTGACATGAGCGGATGGACGAAAACACATTTGATAAAGCAATCTTAAACATGTATTAGAAAAGGAGTTTGTAGCTTTATCGGAGCTTGTTAACTGGGCTTAGTGTGagcaagggggaaaaaatagcacCCTTGTATCACACagatgaggaaaaaaagatgAAACACACCTCGTCAGCATGTGATTAAATAAGCAGCATTGGCGACTGTTAATTGATGTAAAGAAGAAAAAGAGCAACAACATGAAAAAGAATGTAGGCAAGAAGATAGTTGCTCTTTGACCAGTGGTCACATACATGGAATGTGTCTGCTGCATTCCAATTTTGACAGTCAACTTAGGACAGTGGAGACACAGTCcttcatttgggggccctaatgcCCACTCAGTCCATGGTGTGAAAAATTGTGTAATGGACAAGATGCTTCAGTCCGTCTCGCTCGTTTGGTCATCAGTCTGTTTGTCCTGCAGGACACTTATGAGCGACTCCCATGCTGCTTGGCACTGCAGAGACGTGGGGGAAAACACAATGATTTATGACACTATGAAGTTACTCGTACAATCTGACAAATCAAGAAATTGTTTAAAGGTGTTTTCTTCTCCACTGTGAGACAAATTGTGCCACTTGAGAGTAATCAATCTGAATTTGTTGTTGAACCATGAAGTATGCATCCTTTAAAACAGTGGTTCTAGAGCGGGGgggtcaaaccggtcctcaaaaggccgcagtgggtgctggatttcatttcaaccaaacgagatgaataccttttcacatactggtgtcttacaagtgtgatcagttgactgcagtcaggtgctgcttgttttagcataaACCTCATTGgctgaactgtctgtgctcgatctgTTGGAAGAAAGACCAGGACCTACTGCAGCTCTTTGtggaatcagtttgacacccctgttctagaacattttacAGTAAGTACTACCTCAAGAATACTTTACTTTTCACACTGTAAGCCACtatatttttccttcactttaACATTACGCAAGCGCATGTCCTCATTGCTTTTTCTCATGTCTAATGAAAATGTTCTGTTTAGACTGCCTGATATTTCACAGGCAGAATCAGAATAGAAAGGGAATAGCACCGTATTGTATAGGCGTACCTGACCATAAGCCgccgcccaccaaatttgacacgaaaacggcatatgTTCATAGGTAAACCGCATTGGACTatgagctgcagctgtcctcactctattat
It includes:
- the LOC130905082 gene encoding thymic stromal cotransporter homolog — protein: MASSSRCLNTFLVVVRRVEPLVVLAQLGTSLFDTALLMVVKDRCANATYPLTDAHVSREDDQQRAMSDFYMVNNLIIQLTPIVPAVLLAKAGDKGWRRAPVAVPLCGYLLSSVALLLVVVLKLPIQVMFAAAVFFGISGGFCAYWPGVMTLVSLGSTTETRSQVMMRVELMYGVAGLLGSLLSGHVFLLYSSSVGYGTVLLCICALLHLLSLIHATVLLQVRQVLGEPDDSSSRLLPQSSNSISVDISTRRNMVIVILLFSAAILYGSSVGGAVEILGIFVLKEPLHWTAMQVGYGNMAGFVIFLSSFLGAIVFRRCVSEVTLILIGMLSFASGIYLMSFVTTSYMFYLARSLSLFALIPLPTIRSLLSQQVPTSLWGITLTALQLALRFAALAYIPAFTKLYQRTLGWSPGFVFMLSSILAVLGMIPISVVGFIWSRSIRPVETEVTPERNRVDKEN